In a genomic window of Vigna angularis cultivar LongXiaoDou No.4 chromosome 6, ASM1680809v1, whole genome shotgun sequence:
- the LOC108340990 gene encoding uncharacterized protein LOC108340990 produces MVTKTEETQLNRLENQVDNGGGGAWDYLCLVRKLKVRRSQKVLKHGLSILNDPKQRSSLGADEWTLYEQVAVAAMDCQCLDVAKDCTKVLRKRFPDSKRVGRLEAMLFEAKGSWDLAEKAYASLLEDNPLDQVIHKRRVAMAKAQGNISVAIDWLNKYLETFMADHDAWRELAEIYVSLQMYKQAAFCYEELILSQPTVPLYHLAYADVLYTLGGLENLQTAKKYYASTIDLTGGKNTRALFGICLCASAITQLTKGKSKEEKEGSQLQSLAAKVLEKDYKQRAPDKLPQLTTALKSLTLSS; encoded by the exons ATGGTTACCAAAACAGAGGAGACTCAATTGAACAGGCTTGAAAATCAGGTCGACAACGGCGGCGGCGGCGCCTGGGACTACCTCTGCCTTGTCAGAAAGCTCAAGGTTCGCCGTTCCCAGAAGGTTCTGAAGCATGGCCTCTCCATCTTGAACGACCCCAAACAACGATCCTCTCTAGGCGCCGATG AATGGACCTTGTACGAACAGGTTGCAGTTGCTGCTATGGATTGTCAATGTCTCGACGTTGCCAAG GACTGTACAAAGGTTCTTCGGAAGAGATTCCCAGATAGTAAAAGAGTTG GTAGGCTGGAGGCAATGTTGTTTGAAGCAAAAGGATCCTGGGATTTGGCAGAAAAGGCTTACGCAAGCCTTTTGGAGGACAATCCTCTTGACCAA GTCATCCATAAGAGGAGGGTGGCAATGGCAAAGGCCCAAGGCAACATTTCTGTGGCTATTGACTGGCTTAATAAATATCTAGAAAC ATTCATGGCAGATCATGATGCATGGAGAGAACTGGCTGAAATATACGTTTCCCTGCAAAT GTATAAACAAGCAGCATTTTGTTACGAGGAGTTGATATTATCTCAACCTACTGTTCCACTATACCATTTAGCATATGCTGAT GTGCTTTATACGCTTGGTGGATTAGAAAACCTCCAAACTGCCAAGAAATACTATGCGTCTACTATTGATTTGACTGGAGGCAAAAACACCAGAGCGCTCTTTGGGATATGCCTG TGCGCTTCTGCTATTACGCAGCTTACGAAAGGGAAAAGCAAGGAGGAGAAAGAAGGGTCACAGTTACAATCTCTAGCGGCCAAAGTATTGGAGAAAGATTACAAACAGAGAGCTCCGGACAAGCTTCCTCAACTTACAACTGCCTTAAAGAGTTTAACATTGTCATCATGA